The DNA segment CTTGTGCTTCTTCGGTCATTGTTGGCTCTTGAGACTCATTCATTGCAGATCCCATTCCTTCTTTTTCTTTTGAGGCTTGCTCTTCATGTACATTTTGTTCTTTACTACTCATGAACATCTCCGCGTAGTTTTGGTATTCATCTTCATATTTAGTTTATTATGGGGATCAATAAACGGGTTTCAAGGAATTGGCGCAAAACGAGGGTAAAAAAATGCCAGATAATACCGTAACAGACGAAAAACACTTTAAATGCATTGGCATTGTCGGCCATCCCCGCCATCCTGAAGCAATTTCAACGCATGAAATGCTCTATCATTGGCTATTGGCTCAAGGTTATGACGTTATTATTGATACACAAGTTGCTCAAGAACTAAAACTAGAAAATGCACAAACCGGTAATTTAACACAAGTTGGCAAAGTTGCTGATCTTGTCATTGTTGTTGGTGGTGATGGCAATATGCTTGGCGCTGCGCGTGTTTTATCTCGTTATAATATCAAAGTGATTGGTGTTAACCGGGGTAATTTAGGCTTTCTTACTGACCTTGACCCTGATAATGCCTTACAGCAATTAACCAATGTGTTAGCTGGGCACTATCATGAAGAAAAGCGTTTTTTACTTGAGGCAAGAGTCTGTGCTGAAGGTCAAAGAAATCGCATTGGTACAGCAATCAATGAAGTTGTGCTTCATCCTGGTAAAGTTGCTCATATGATTGAGTTTGAAGTTTACATTGATGATCGTTTTGCTTTCTCTCAACGTTCTGATGGCTTAATTATCGCAACACCAACGGGATCAACGGCCTATTCACTTTCTGCGGGAGGCCCTATTTTAACCCCAAATCTTGATGCAATTGCTCTTGTGCCTATGTTTCCACATACTTTATCGGCACGTCCTTTAGTTATCAGCAGTGATAGCCAAATTCGCTTAAAATTCTCACAAACAAATATCGATTATGAAGTGAGTTGCGATAGCCAATTAGTGTTACCCATTAAAGAAGGCGATGAAGTTATTATTAAGAGAAGCCGTCAAAAGCTCAATTTAGTTCATCCGACTGATTACAATTATTTTAATACACTCAGCTCAAAATTAGGTTGGTCGAAAAAAATGTTCTAATTTTTTTGCCTCACTACTTTACTGTATAAAAAACCAGTTTATACTGTATGTAATTACAGATATGTTTTTATACACAGGAGAGGCACTATGCTGACTCAATTAACCATTAGTCATTTTGCCATAGTCCGTGAACTTGAAATCGATTTCTCTGGTGGCATGACCACCATTACAGGCGAAACTGGCGCAGGTAAGTCTATTGCAATTGATGCACTAGGTTTATGCTTAGGTAACCGTGGTGATGCCAATATGGTGCGCCCTGGTGCAACTAGAGCCGATTTATGTGCACGATTCTCACTCTCTGATACGCCCTCTGCACAACGTTGGCTTGAAGAACATCATCTTGATGATCATAACGAATGCCTATTAAGAAGAACTATCTCTGCTGATGGGCGTTCTCGTGGTTTTATCAATGGCACTTCCGTACCTCTTTCACAATTAAGAGAGCTTGGTTCTTTACTTATCCAAATTCACGGGCAACATGCTCATCAACAACTTCTAGAGCCTCGCTATCAAAAACAACTGCTTGATATTTATGCCCATGAACCGGCTTTATTAAAAAGCATGAAGTCGGCTTATCAAACATGGCATCAAAGTTGCCAAACTTTAGCCGCTTTTCAACAACTCTCTTTAGAACGAGAAGCAAGGCAGCAACTGGTTGATTACCATTTAAAAGAACTCAATGAATTTCAGCCAGTACAAGGCGAATACCCAGAATTAGATCAAGAATATAAACGTCTTTCTAACTGTGGTCAGTT comes from the Proteus appendicitidis genome and includes:
- the nadK gene encoding NAD(+) kinase — encoded protein: MPDNTVTDEKHFKCIGIVGHPRHPEAISTHEMLYHWLLAQGYDVIIDTQVAQELKLENAQTGNLTQVGKVADLVIVVGGDGNMLGAARVLSRYNIKVIGVNRGNLGFLTDLDPDNALQQLTNVLAGHYHEEKRFLLEARVCAEGQRNRIGTAINEVVLHPGKVAHMIEFEVYIDDRFAFSQRSDGLIIATPTGSTAYSLSAGGPILTPNLDAIALVPMFPHTLSARPLVISSDSQIRLKFSQTNIDYEVSCDSQLVLPIKEGDEVIIKRSRQKLNLVHPTDYNYFNTLSSKLGWSKKMF